The Mauremys reevesii isolate NIE-2019 linkage group 13, ASM1616193v1, whole genome shotgun sequence genome contains a region encoding:
- the LOC120380140 gene encoding olfactory receptor 10A2-like encodes MTSPAWAPRVNETSLTYFIFLRFSKHWDMQILLFSLLFMLYLLTLVGNSLILLITMVDPALHTPMYFFIRNLSFLEICYTSVTVPKILANLISEDRSISFASCAVQLYFLLFFGTVECFLLASMSYDGYLAICYPLHYTAKMTKGVYIGLTLVCWLCGIFIPLGNTAGIFSLPFCGPNQIDYFFCDFPPVLKLACVNTSPNEVVILASSLLITVLPLLFTAGSYTCIIYTILKIPLAEGRHKAFSTCSSHLIVVTLFYCSASFVYLQPKSSYSPERDKFLSLIYTVITPMLNTIIYSLRNKEVKEALRRTLKRLLFS; translated from the coding sequence ATGACATCTCCTGCTTGGGCTCCAAGAGTGAATGAGACCAGCCTGACATACTTCATTTTCCTCAGGTTTTCTAAGCACTGGGACATGCAGATTCTCCTCTTCTCTCTGTTGTTCATGCTCTACCTGTTAACCTTAGTGGGGAACAGCCTCATTCTTCTCATCACAATGGTGGACCCGgccctccacacccccatgtatttcttTATCAGGAACTTGTCCTTCCTGGAGATCTGCTACACTTCAGTCACTGTGCCCAAAATACTGGCCAACCTCATCTCCGAGGATCGATCCATCTCCTTTGCCAGCTGTGCAGTGCAGCTGTATTTCCTTCTCTTCTTCGGTACAGTCGAGTGTTTCCTTCTTGCTTCTATGTCCTATGACGGTTACCTGGCAATCTGCTACCCACTGCACTACACAGCCAAAATGACTAAGGGGGTGTACATTGGGCTGACGCTGGTCTGCTGGCTGTGTGGCATCTTCATACCACTGGGAAACACAGCTGGGATATTCAGCCTGCCGTTCTGTGGGCCTAATCAGATTGACTATTTCTTCTGTGACTTCCCTCCAGTGCTAAAGCTGGCCTGCGTCAACACGTCCCCAAATGAGGTCGTGATCCTAGCCAGCAGCTTGCTCATCACTGTCCTGCCCTTGCTCTTCACAGCAGGGTCCTACACCTGTATCATATACACCATCCTCAAGATCCCATTGGCAGAGGGCAGACATAAAGCTTTCTCCACTTGCTCCTCTCATCTTATTGTGGTGACTCTCTTCTACTGCTCTGCTAGCTTTGTCTACCTACAGCCCAAGTCCAGCTACTCCCCAGAGCGGGACAAGTTCCTCTCACTGATTTACACCGTGATAACACCCATGCTAAACACAATCATCTACAGCTTGAGGAATAAGGAGGTAAAAGAGGCTCTGAGGAGAACCTTAAAAAGACTTTTGTTTTCCTAA
- the LOC120380141 gene encoding olfactory receptor-like protein OLF3, whose protein sequence is MNTDDNQCQFYCNRKNCFTRLNPDTRDKMNRTGEGNQTSMPQEFILLGLSSHPEVRLALFVAFLALYLVTLLGNLLTILLVASDPLLHTPMYFFLSNLSLLEVGYTSIVLPQMLAHLLAEHRDISLARCMAQMYLFLAFGITECFLLTVMSYDRYIAICLPLHYPLLMAKRGCMAMVATSWAGAFLVSAVNTVSTFQLSFCGHQEIDHFLCEMPAMVSLACAGKGQAQIVMSVSCVFTLVCPLSLIVLSYARILGTVLNIPSTAGRHKAFSTCSSHLVVVSLFFGTVISMYLRPRSSSSVGQLKASAVFYITVTPVLNPIIYSLRNKEVICALRKMMGKDVGALPEQ, encoded by the exons ATGAACACAGATGACAACCAGTGCCAGTTTTATTGCAACCGCAAGAACTGTTTCACTAGATTAAATCCAGATACCAGAG ACAAAATGAACAGGACTGGAGAAGGCAACCAAACTTCTATGCCCCAGGAGTTCATCCTGTTGGGACTCTCCAGTCATCCAGAGGTTCGGCTGGCCCTCTTCGTGGCATTCCTCGCCCTCTACCTGGTGACCCTGCTTGGGAACCTCCTCACCATTCTCTTGGTTGCATCTGACCCTCTCCTCCACACCCCAATGTATTTTTTCCTCTCCAACCTGTCTCTCCTGGAGGTTGGATATACTTCAATTGTTCTGCCCCAGATGCTGGCCCATCTCCTGGCAGAGCACAGAGACATCTCATTGGCCCGTTGCATGGCCCAGATGTACCTCTTCCTCGCCTTTGGCATAACGGAGTGCTTTCTCCTCACTGTTATGTCATATGATAGGTACATCGCCATCTGCCTCCCGCTGCACTACCCGCTCCTCATGGCCAAGAGGGGGTGCATGGCCATGGTGGCCACTTCCTGGGCGGGAGCTTTTCTAGTTTCTGCCGTCAACACTGTGTCCACCTTCCAGTTATCTTTCTGTGGGCACCAGGAGATAGACCATTTCCTCTGTGAAATGCCGGCCATGGTGAGTTTGGCCTGTGCTGGGAAGGGCCAGGCACAAATAGTCATGTCTGTGAGCTGTGTGTTCACACTGGTCTGCCCGCTTTCCTTAATAGTCCTCTCTTATGCTCGCATCCTTGGCACTGTCTTGAACATCCCCTCCACTGCTGGAAGGCATaaagccttttccacctgctcttCCCACTTGGTCGTGGTCAGCCTGTTCTTTGGGACAGTGATTTCGATGTACCTGAGACCCAGGTCTAGCTCCTCTGTGGGGCAGCTCAAAGCAAGCGCTGTCTTCTACATCACTGTCACCCCAGTGCTCAACCCCATCAtatacagcctgaggaacaaggaggtgatATGCGCCCTGAGGAAAATGATGGGTAAGGATGTAGGGGCCTTGCCTGAACAATGA
- the LOC120381229 gene encoding olfactory receptor 5V1-like → MVGFATHPELQNLLFVTTFIMYMVSLMGNILISATVWLDPALHTPMYYFISNLSLVDICYTTVTIPKMLENLLSQDRTISFTGCAAQLYFLLSLGTTECFLLAAMAYDRVLAICNPLRYVVLMNKSLCVQLVAGSWVSGLLLSLGQTSLVFTLPFCGDNWINHFFCDIPPLLTLACGDTAMNEIAVFVAGMLITLIPSLLILGSYIHIISTILKITSAQGRHKAFSTCSSHLIVITLFYGSASAMYLRPRSSYTPESDKFLALLYSVVTPTLNPIIYSLRSKDINRALRRVITANIFLLKM, encoded by the coding sequence ATGGTGGGGTTTGCCACTCATCCAGAGCTTCAGAACTTGCTTTTTGTGACGACTTTCATCATGTACATGGTGTCATTGATGGGGAATATCCTCATCAGTGCCACAGTTTGGCTTGACCCGgctcttcacacccccatgtactatTTCATCTCCAATTTGTCCTTGGTTGACATCTGCTACACCACGGTCACCATCCCCAAGATGCTGGAGAACCTGCTTTCTCAGGACAGAACCATCTCTTTCACTGGCTGCGCTGCCCAATTGTACTTCCTTCTTTCGCTAGGGACCACCGAATGCTTCCTCCTTGCTGCCATGGCATATGACCGCGTCTTGGCCATCTGTAACCCTCTGCGGTATGTGGTCCTCATGAACAAGAGCCTGTGTGTCCAGCTGGTGGCTGGCTCCTGGGTCAGTGGTTTGCTGCTCTCCTTGGGTCAGACCTCGCTCGTCTTCACCCTGCCCTTCTGTGGGGACAACTGGatcaatcatttcttctgtgacattcCACCCCTCTTGACCCTGGCCTGCGGAGACACTGCCATGAACGAAATTGCCGTCTTTGTAGCTGGGATGTTAATCACACTGATCCCTTCTTTGTTGATACTGGGGTCCTATATCcacatcatctccaccatcctgaagATCACATCGGCCCAGGGCAgacacaaagccttctccacctgctcctctcacctcatagTCATCACTCTGTTCTATGGCTCTGCCAGTGCCATGTACTTGCGACCCAGGTCCAGCTATACCCCAGAGAGTGACAAATTTCTGGCCCTGCTCTACTCTGTGGTGACACCCACATTAAACCCCATTATCTACAGCCTGAGAAGCAAAGATATCAATAGAGCCCTGAGGAGAGTCATAACCGCAAATATATTTCTTCTCAAGATGTGA